In Actinomadura citrea, a single window of DNA contains:
- a CDS encoding hemolysin family protein, whose protein sequence is MLSAALGVLAVIVLTAATGYFVAQEFAYVAADRATLEQAAERGDTSARRALKVIGSVSFMLSGAQLGITMTTLVVGFIAKPALAELIQPLLGLVGIPEGATGAIALATGFVVATLIQMLLGELFPKNLALARAEQLARVLAASTLVYLTVAGPLIRLFDRAAERLLRAVGVEPVEELHSGATLEELGDIIGKSHSAGHLPADLSGLLDRALSFGDLTADEVMVPRPHVRALPATAPLADLVALIRETGHSAYPVYGQEVDDVVGVAGVREVADDTLDPSTPVGSVARPALLVPGSQPLYGVIEHMRDSGEEFACVVDEYGGLAGILTFEDVAEELVGEIADETDGPEDAPTSGPDGSWLVDAGMRIDEVGRLTGLDLPEGDAYDTLGGLVMAELRRLPSPGDRLTVELDGGAVELEVVSVARRVAEKILIRAAAPADVPSGEEEVAWTR, encoded by the coding sequence ATGCTGAGCGCGGCACTGGGTGTTCTCGCGGTGATCGTCCTTACCGCCGCCACCGGATACTTCGTCGCCCAGGAGTTCGCCTACGTCGCCGCCGACCGCGCGACCCTGGAGCAGGCCGCCGAACGCGGCGACACCTCCGCCCGCAGGGCCCTCAAGGTCATCGGCAGTGTCTCCTTCATGCTGTCGGGCGCGCAGCTCGGCATCACGATGACGACCCTGGTCGTCGGCTTCATCGCCAAACCCGCCCTCGCCGAGCTGATCCAGCCGCTGCTGGGCCTGGTGGGCATCCCCGAAGGGGCCACGGGCGCGATCGCCCTCGCCACCGGCTTCGTCGTGGCGACGCTCATCCAGATGCTGCTCGGCGAGCTGTTCCCGAAGAACCTGGCCCTGGCCCGCGCCGAGCAACTGGCGCGCGTGCTGGCCGCGTCCACGCTCGTCTACCTGACGGTCGCGGGGCCGCTGATCCGGCTGTTCGACCGCGCGGCGGAGCGGCTGCTGCGCGCCGTGGGCGTCGAGCCCGTCGAGGAGCTGCACAGCGGCGCGACGCTGGAGGAGCTCGGCGACATCATCGGCAAGTCGCACAGCGCCGGGCACCTGCCCGCCGACCTGTCCGGCCTGCTCGACCGCGCCCTGTCGTTCGGCGACCTCACGGCCGACGAGGTCATGGTGCCGCGCCCGCACGTCCGCGCGCTGCCGGCGACCGCGCCCCTCGCCGACCTGGTCGCGCTGATCCGCGAGACCGGTCACAGCGCCTACCCCGTCTACGGGCAGGAGGTCGACGACGTGGTCGGCGTCGCCGGCGTCCGCGAGGTCGCCGACGACACGCTCGACCCGTCCACCCCGGTCGGGTCCGTCGCCCGGCCCGCGCTGCTGGTGCCCGGCAGCCAGCCGCTGTACGGCGTCATCGAGCACATGCGCGACTCCGGTGAGGAGTTCGCCTGCGTCGTGGACGAGTACGGCGGGCTCGCCGGCATCCTCACCTTCGAGGACGTCGCCGAAGAGCTCGTCGGGGAGATCGCCGACGAGACCGACGGCCCCGAGGACGCCCCGACGTCCGGGCCGGACGGGTCCTGGCTGGTCGACGCCGGCATGCGCATCGACGAGGTCGGCCGCCTCACCGGCCTCGACCTGCCCGAGGGTGACGCCTACGACACCCTCGGCGGCCTGGTCATGGCGGAGCTGCGCCGGCTGCCGAGCCCCGGCGACCGCCTCACCGTCGAACTGGACGGCGGCGCCGTCGAGCTGGAGGTCGTGAGCGTGGCCCGCCGGGTCGCCGAGAAGATCCTGATCCGCGCGGCCGCCCCCGCGGACGTCCCGTCCGGCGAGGAGGAGGTCGCGTGGACCCGCTGA